A genomic segment from Zygotorulaspora mrakii chromosome 1, complete sequence encodes:
- the IES5 gene encoding Ies5p (similar to Saccharomyces cerevisiae IES5 (YER092W); ancestral locus Anc_7.379) has product MRYADSKKGTVPTEGEFRKLSSRNEELAKQEATLKKEYTTLLRKISSLSTVVMQLEERQHASDETVDHVSVIGQETLERVPDLKWYNEQIAIIEEVAKDSATFVVPDELTESYKLYRDTPLLHRDAQ; this is encoded by the coding sequence ATGAGGTATGCCGATTCTAAGAAGGGTACAGTGCCCACGGAGGGCGAATTCAGAAAACTGTCTTCAAGGAATGAGGAATTGGCTAAACAAGAAGCAACTCTGAAGAAGGAGTATACCACGTTACTGAGGAAAATATCCAGTCTATCGACGGTGGTAATGCAACTCGAAGAACGCCAGCATGCGAGTGATGAGACCGTTGATCACGTTTCAGTTATCGGGCAAGAGACGCTGGAAAGAGTACCTGATTTAAAATGGTACAATGAACAGATAGCAATCATAGAGGAGGTGGCCAAGGACAGTGCGACGTTTGTTGTGCCCGATGAACTGACTGAGAGCTATAAATTATATAGAGATACGCCGCTGCTACATAGGGATGCCCAATAG
- the MET6 gene encoding 5-methyltetrahydropteroyltriglutamate-homocysteine S-methyltransferase (similar to Saccharomyces cerevisiae MET6 (YER091C); ancestral locus Anc_7.378), whose translation MFSMIFKDTKSSVGQLISNNLHTMVQSAILGFPRIGPNRELKKTTEAYWKGKVSVEELFKVGKELRAANWKLQKEAGVDIIPSNDFSFYDQVLDLSLLFNAIPERYAKYNLAPIDTFFAMGRGLQKSATETSAAIDVTALEMVKWFDSNYHYVRPTFSHSTEFKLNGQKPVDEFLEAKELGIQTRPVLLGPVSYLFLGKADKDSLDLEPLSLLEKLLPVYAEVLSKLKQAGATEVQLDEPTLVLDLPQEAQQAIKKAYQFFASKASSLPEITLASYFGTVVPNLNALKGLPVAALHFDFVRAPEQFDDVVSIVGDKQKLSVGIIDGRNIWKNNFAKSSEFVKKAIEKLGADRVIVATSSSLLHTPVDLENESKLNPVIKDWFAFATQKVKEVVIVSKNVSGKNVSAELEANAKSVAARAASDITNNPAVKKRVAAIDAKMAQRAAPFDERLIEQQKSLKLPLFPTTTIGSFPQTRDIRINRNKFAKGTISAEEYEKFINAEIETVIRFQEEIGLDVLVHGEPERNDMVQYFGEQLNGYTFTVNGWVQSYGSRYVRPPIIVGDLSRPKPMSVKESVYAQSITTKPVKGMLTGPVTCLRWSFPRDDVEQKTQAYQLALALRDEVNDLEAAGITVIQVDEPAIREGLPLRAGAERDDYVFWAADSFRVATSGVRNSTQIHSHFCYSDLDPNHIKALDADVVSIEYSKKDDPNYIAEFKDYPNHIGLGLFDIHSPRVPSKEEMIHKIETILKDYPASKFWVNPDCGLKTRDWAETKLSLTNMVDAAKYFREQYKK comes from the coding sequence ATGTTTTCCATGATTTTTAAAGATACCAAGTCATCTGTAGGCCAATTAATCTCTAACAATCTACACACAATGGTTCAATCTGCTATCTTAGGTTTCCCAAGAATTGGGCCAAACagagaattgaaaaaaaccaCTGAAGCTTACTGGAAAGGTAAGGTTTCTGTTGAGGAGCTATTCAAAGTCGGTAAGGAGTTGAGAGCTGCTAACTGGAAATTACAAAAGGAAGCTGGTGTTGACATCATTCCTTCCAATGATTTCTCATTCTACGACCAAGTCTTGGACTTGTCCTTGTTGTTCAACGCTATCCCAGAGCGTTACGCCAAGTACAACCTTGCTCCAATTGACACCTTCTTCGCTATGGGTAGAGGTTTGCAAAAGAGTGCTACTGAAACTTCAGCTGCTATCGATGTTACTGCTTTGGAAATGGTCAAATGGTTCGACTCTAACTACCATTATGTCAGACCAACCTTTTCTCACTCCACTGAGTTCAAATTAAATGGTCAAAAACCAGTTGATGAATTCTTGGAAGCTAAGGAATTGGGTATCCAAACTAGACCTGTTTTATTGGGTCCAGTTTCTTACTTGTTCCTGGGTAAAGCCGACAAAGACTCTTTGGATTTGGAACCACTGTCACTTTTGGAAAAGTTGCTACCAGTATACGCTGAGGTTCTATCTAAGTTGAAGCAAGCAGGTGCTACTGAAGTTCAATTGGATGAACCAACTTTGGTCTTGGATTTGCCACAAGAAGCTCAACAAGCAATCAAGAAGGCTTACCAATTTTTCGCATCTAAGGCTTCTTCTTTGCCTGAAATTACTTTGGCTTCTTACTTTGGTACTGTTGTTCCAAACTTGAATGCCTTGAAGGGTCTACCTGTCGCTGCTTTACATTTCGACTTTGTTAGAGCTCCGGAACAATTTGATGATGTCGTCTCCATTGTTGGTGACAAGCAAAAATTATCTGTTGGTATCATCGATGGTAGAAACATCTGGAAGAACAACTTCGCTAAATCTTCTGAATTCGTTAAGAAAGCTATCGAAAAATTAGGTGCCGACAGAGTTATTGTtgcaacttcttcttctttgttaCATACTCCAGTTGATTTGGAAAACGAATCAAAATTGAATCCAGTTATTAAGGACTGGTTTGCTTTTGCTACTCAAAAGGTGAAAGAAGTTGTTATTGtttccaaaaatgtttCAGGTAAAAATGTTTCCGCTGAATTAGAAGCTAATGCCAAATCAGTTGCTGCAAGAGCCGCCTCTGACATCACTAACAACCCAGCTGTCAAAAAGAGAGTTGCTGCTATCGATGCAAAGATGGCTCAACGTGCTGCACCTTTTGATGAGAGATTGATCGAGCAgcaaaaatctttgaagtTGCCATTATTCCCAACCACTACTATTGGTTCTTTCCCTCAAACCAGAGACATTAGAATTAATAGAAACAAATTCGCCAAGGGAACTATCTCTGCCGAAGAGTACGAAAAGTTTATCAACgctgaaattgaaactgTTATCAGAttccaagaagaaatcGGTTTGGATGTTTTAGTTCACGGTGAACCAGAAAGAAACGATATGGTTCAATACTTTGGTGAGCAATTGAACGGTTACACCTTTACCGTCAACGGTTGGGTTCAATCTTATGGTTCCAGATATGTTAGACCACCTATCATTGTTGGTGACTTATCTAGACCAAAGCCAATGTCCGTCAAGGAATCTGTCTACGCTCAATCTATCACTACTAAACCAGTAAAGGGTATGTTGACCGGTCCAGTAACTTGTTTGAGATGGTCTTTCCCAAGAGATGACGTTGAGCAAAAGACTCAAGCTTACCAATTGGCTCTAGCTCTGAGGGATGAAGTCAATGATTTGGAAGCTGCCGGTATCACCGTTATTCAAGTCGACGAACCAGCTATCAGAGAAGGTTTGCCATTGAGAGCCGGTGCTGAAAGAGACGACTACGTTTTCTGGGCTGCTGACTCTTTTAGGGTTGCAACTTCAGGTGTCAGAAACTCCACTCAAATCCACTCTCATTTCTGTTACTCTGACTTGGATCCAAACCATATCAAGGCCTTGGATGCCGATGTTGTTTCCATTGAGTACTCCAAAAAGGACGATCCAAACTACATTGCCGAATTCAAAGACTATCCAAACCACATTGGTTTAGGTTTGTTCGATATCCACTCTCCAAGAGTCCCatcaaaggaagaaatgATTCACAAGATTGAAACAATCTTGAAGGACTACCCTGCCTCTAAATTCTGGGTTAACCCAGATTGTGGTTTGAAGACTAGAGACTGGGCTGAAACCAAATTGTCTTTGACTAATATGGTTGATGCTGCCAAGTACTTCCGTGAACAATACAAGAAATAA
- the TSC11 gene encoding TORC2 complex subunit TSC11 (similar to Saccharomyces cerevisiae TSC11 (YER093C); ancestral locus Anc_7.380): MSGVLNPQKAYHNRSRSSADKTLSSEENSAKSYDNGGSKSSNYESNMSNTKKDRHNLVLSTSFISTKRLESAPPSPASPLQGRFPRNSISKALVGIKSEINQLQLQLQQTKKNKIEAERIRDSAPSEIYKGEYSTDHLQKHSMRIRANTQIRELDKSMKKTEKQITELKKQLEQAKKVNETGGKTSRLNIRHNSSSSVLTDSINDPLKESLRSDITPEENARNSYENGQLSGDNDIEEENDYDLEQESRNQEELESISQTSLKKKYPSDELPSGTNFETATWLISDFMQSLQDTNMTADYVLKKANGLVSLLKEHPDIRRNLVLSSFMGSIQSLLLSEDKIIVSSAYRVCRYLLDSAEFADWLIKLRLDAFVVISLAKDSVYQVEREQALRLVRAFSDFHANIPRGIVQAIISCVEKQDDPLRNMALETLLELCFLNPEVVSECHGMHVFEAILREYTLFPLASIILDAILQLMSAHSTRQYFLNDFNISVLFTIFSDSNTKSSLNVEKMQNGTLLIAKALKDYNGLMLFSMNNFQPLRELLSFFQVPLCAPYLVDIFLDVLRIKKISYGSPRSSYKLTPSHFCKESMLLNQYVALIVLVMYKSNFVSFIGKLLNRYEIEEINATLLAKARYLLSEYMNLAMNLLSEDTSFANELLPFYKKTYYNETFEFGKIFNAMNKKRNTLGMAAIGVGKNVLNISQSIKETTMGRKVDDMEFRRMVYDSKVLQTKNFASWNWNVIQELLEGPLLNPKQLDELVKSTKFIRRLLIFYRPLRLRFANVDKGTRLSQRYVQVGCHFFRMLTSTSVGMKILADDTKIIPQLTSLLFRAMEGNTTDNIVDANTLKTKVVGGYFKFVGVLTESQNGVSYLKKWNFFTIMYKMFENRYPISLNFLLLILPELDLRCSGHCRTIMGKALVYPDENIRVKATEYLGRKLKSLHNNASNGVKMDDNGSLQGFFMEMLTRQLYDLSPKVVAVADQALYDWIVTEELSSNMGSFLRTSLRQLVFIRSPILFELMSTPFGFQILNEINFIQDERSSWLEKKNIEYVSLAEDFLSSSEHSSNFSPLKRVNQGGRLPHHFYESLAKTEEGIAMICRSDDLIEFINVIKTFKADLDNQVKQTVESKTAIKSALWCVGYIGSTELGVGLLDNYSLVEDIIQLAYGASETSVRFIAFLALGLTSKTKEGCEILDEMGWSCCLNVQGTPIGATYPDHLDWFLSYNEKRWSCIEEYKDEKIEFDITNGDIIDSVPPIALNLEHLLKERNNVDNIQDDGYFQDLIKSTERQCLEESLLQRNEFDENDLVERVLDAVSKLGNHILSNTAIKEITEMNLEYGSKLLESEIMFIKVMNMMSLYRFKPHVRKFLCGLFINKRALANVIRHDRKAK; this comes from the coding sequence ATGTCTGGTGTTTTGAACCCTCAAAAGGCGTATCATAACCGCTCAAGATCGAGTGCCGACAAAACGTTGAGTAGCGAAGAGAACTCAGCAAAAAGTTACGATAATGGGGGCAGTAAAAGCTCAAACTACGAATCCAATATGAGCAATACCAAAAAGGATAGACATAATCTTGTATTGTCCACCTCCTTTATCTCCACGAAAAGACTGGAAAGTGCACCACCATCTCCTGCCAGTCCCCTACAAGGCAGGTTTCCGCGTAACAGCATCAGTAAAGCTTTAGTAGGAATCAAGAGTGAAATTAATCAACTGCAACTACAATTAcagcaaacaaaaaagaataaaattgaagcGGAAAGAATACGCGATTCAGCACCTTCAGAAATCTACAAAGGTGAGTACTCAACAGATCATTTACAGAAACACTCTATGAGGATACGTGCCAATACCCAAATAAGAGAGCTGGATAAATCGATGaagaaaactgaaaagCAGATTACtgaattaaaaaaacaacttGAACAAGCAAAGAAGGTCAACGAGACTGGAGGCAAGACAAGCCGTCTGAATATAAGACATAACAGCTCTTCTAGTGTACTGACTGACTCAATTAATGATCCATTAAAGGAATCACTGCGATCTGACATCACTCCGGAAGAGAATGCCAGAAATTCTTACGAGAATGGCCAACTGAGCGGTGATAACGATattgaggaagaaaatgattATGATTTGGAACAAGAGTCACGGAATCAGGAAGAATTAGAATCTATTTCCCAGACTTCTCttaaaaagaaatatcCTAGTGATGAACTGCCGAGCGGCACAAACTTTGAAACTGCAACCTGGCTGATAAGTGATTTCATGCAAAGTCTACAAGACACAAATATGACAGCGGACTATGTGCTCAAAAAGGCAAATGGATTAGTCAGTCTTCTCAAAGAGCACCCCGATATTCGACGGAATTTGGTTTTGTCTTCTTTTATGGGCTCCATACAGTCCTTATTACTTAGTGAAGATAAGATAATTGTGTCTTCTGCATACCGTGTTTGCAGATATTTATTAGATAGTGCTGAGTTTGCAGATTGGTTGATAAAACTCCGATTGGATGCTTTCGTTGTCATATCTTTAGCGAAAGATAGCGTCTATCAAGTAGAAAGGGAGCAAGCGTTGAGGCTTGTAAGAGCCTTCTCAGATTTCCACGCAAATATACCGAGAGGTATAGTCCAAGCTATAATAAGTTGCGTAGAAAAACAGGATGATCCTCTTCGAAACATGGCTTTGGAGACGTTACTAGAGCTGTGTTTCTTAAATCCTGAAGTTGTTAGTGAATGTCATGGAATGCATGTGTTCGAGGCTATACTCAGAGAGTACACACTTTTCCCCCTCGCATCTATTATTCTGGACGCTATTTTACAGTTGATGTCTGCGCACTCAACAAgacaatattttttgaatgactttaatatatctgtTTTATTTACAATATTCTCTGATTCGAACACaaaatcatctttgaatgttgaaaagatgCAAAATGGCACGCTCCTAATCGCAAAAGCTCTCAAGGATTACAATGGATTAATGCTTTTCTCCATGAATAACTTTCAGCCTTTGAGAGAActactttctttttttcaggtACCTCTATGCGCTCCGTACCTGGTTGACATATTTCTAGATGTACTaaggataaaaaagatCTCATATGGTAGTCCAAGGAGCTCTTACAAGCTTACTCCGTCGCATTTTTGTAAGGAATCTATGCTTTTGAACCAATATGTTGCCCTTATTGTCCTTGTAATGTACAAATCGAActttgtttcttttattGGGAAACTGCTTAACAGgtatgaaattgaagaaataaacGCAACATTATTAGCCAAGGCAAGATACCTTCTTTCAGAGTATATGAACTTGGCAATGAATCTATTATCTGAGGATActtcttttgcaaatgAGTTATTGCCATTTTACAAGAAGACTTATTATAATGAGACGTTCGAGTTTggcaaaattttcaatgccatgaataagaaaagaaacacCCTGGGAATGGCGGCAATAGGTGTCGGAAAAAATGTATTGAATATCTCACAAAGTATCAAGGAAACGACAATGGGTCGCAAAGTCGATGACATGGAATTCAGAAGAATGGTTTACGATTCAAAAGTTCTGcaaaccaaaaattttgcaagCTGGAATTGGAATGTTATTCAAGAGCTTCTGGAGGGTCCTCTCTTAAACCCGAAGCAATTAGATGAACTAGTTAAATCCACTAAATTCATTAGAAGattgttgattttttatcgTCCTTTGAGGCTACGTTTTGCTAATGTTGACAAGGGCACTCGACTGTCTCAAAGGTATGTTCAAGTGGGCTGCCATTTTTTCCGCATGTTGACCTCCACTTCTGTTGGCATGAAAATTCTAGCGGATGATACAAAGATCATTCCGCAACTGACTTCTCTCTTATTTCGAGCAATGGAGGGCAACACTACGGATAACATTGTAGATGCTAATACATTGAAAACAAAGGTGGTTGGtggatatttcaaatttgttgGTGTATTAACAGAATCGCAAAATGGGGtttcatatttgaagaagtggaattttttcaccattaTGTACAAGATGTTTGAGAATAGGTATCCTATATCGttgaattttttacttCTAATTCTCCCAGAGCTTGATTTGCGTTGTTCAGGACATTGTAGAACGATAATGGGCAAGGCTCTTGTATATCCGGATGAAAACATAAGAGTGAAAGCTACTGAATACTTGGGACGAAAGTTGAAAAGCTTGCACAACAATGCTAGTAATGGTGTTAAAATGGACGACAATGGAAGCCTACAAGGGTTTTTCATGGAGATGTTAACGAGACAACTATATGATCTGAGCCCCAAGGTAGTTGCTGTCGCAGATCAAGCGCTTTATGACTGGATTGTCACCGAAGAGCTATCATCAAATATGGGATCCTTTCTGAGAACATCTTTGCGGCAATTAGTTTTTATTAGATCTCCAATATTATTTGAACTTATGAGTACTCCTTTtggatttcaaatcttgaatGAAATTAATTTTATTCAAGATGAAAGAAGCTCCTGGttggagaagaaaaacatTGAGTATGTATCTTTGGCGGAAGATTTTCTCAGCTCGTCAGAGCATTCTTCCAATTTCAGtcctttgaaaagagtCAATCAAGGTGGAAGATTACCTCATCACTTTTATGAAAGCCTTGCAAAAACTGAAGAGGGAATTGCCATGATATGCAGGAGTGATGATctcattgaatttattaATGTTATCAAGACTTTCAAAGCTGATCTTGACAACCAGGTTAAGCAGACAGTAGAAAGTAAAACAGCAATTAAATCAGCGTTGTGGTGCGTCGGGTACATCGGATCCACAGAACTGGGAGTTGGCTTATTAGATAATTATTCGTTGGTTGAGGATATAATCCAATTAGCGTACGGAGCAAGCGAGACATCGGTAAGGTTTATAGCGTTCTTAGCCCTTGGCTTGACAAGCAAGACAAAGGAAGGTTGTGAGATTTTAGATGAGATGGGATGGAGTTGTTGTCTAAATGTTCAAGGGACACCAATTGGCGCTACCTATCCTGACCATCTAGATTGGTTTCTCTCatataatgaaaagagGTGGTCATGTATAGAGGAGTATAAAGAcgaaaaaattgagtttGATATTACAAATGGTGATATAATCGATTCCGTACCTCCAATAGCATTGAATCTTGAACATCTTCTAAAGGAAAGAAACAATGTGGATAACATCCAGGACGATGGCTACTTCCAGGATTTAATAAAATCAACCGAAAGACAGTGTTTGGAAGAATCACTATTGcaaagaaatgaatttgatgaaaacgaTTTAGTGGAAAGGGTTCTAGACGCTGTGAGTAAATTGGGTAACCACATCTTATCGAACACAGCTATCAAAGAGATCACTGAGATGAACCTGGAGTACGGTTCGAAACTCCTCGAGTCCGAAATAATGTTCATCAAGGTTATGAACATGATGTCACTGTACAGATTCAAGCCACACGTTCGCAAATTTTTATGCGgacttttcatcaataagAGAGCCCTAGCAAACGTCATTAGACATGACCGTAAGGCCAAGTGA
- the SHP1 gene encoding protein phosphatase regulator SHP1 (similar to Saccharomyces cerevisiae SHP1 (YBL058W); ancestral locus Anc_7.377) — MAGASDSDIQQFMALTNCSLDVAQRYLIENGDISEALNAYYAKSSDANSDNGEGSGKLSDSGSTLQRPSSTASGQSRDSRGMVNKSAKSANNTKFMSFSDMVRGNAEDDVEDDENRNTFAGGETSGLEVTDPNDSNSLIKDLLEKARRGAQQQPGDSEADTKKPVHQFVGKGYRLGSVIDDENQVVEDIPETALPSKPKKVTREITFWKEGFQVGDGGLYRYDDPKNSFYLNELNQGRAPLKLLDVEFGQEVDVNVYKKLEESYQPPKKKLGGFCGQGQRLGSPIPGESESPVEESHEDEAEIEEKIEERPTGDSSIQIRYANGQREKLRCNALDTVQFLYDHVKANTADKSRAFTLNHAFPVKPLQDFDSTVKDAGLINSVIIQRWV; from the coding sequence ATGGCGGGAGCATCAGACTCGGATATCCAGCAGTTCATGGCATTGACTAACTGCTCGCTGGACGTGGCCCAACGATACTTGATTGAGAATGGAGATATCTCTGAAGCATTGAATGCTTACTATGCAAAGAGTAGCGATGCTAACAGCGATAATGGCGAAGGTTCAGGAAAGCTGAGCGACTCAGGAAGTACCTTGCAGAGGCCATCGTCTACCGCTTCGGGTCAATCGCGGGACTCAAGAGGAATGGTGAATAAGTCTGCAAAGAGTGCGAACAACACCAAGTTTATGAGCTTTTCAGACATGGTTCGAGGAAATGCGGAAGATGATGTTGAGGATGACGAAAACAGAAACACCTTTGCTGGTGGTGAAACTTCGGGCCTGGAAGTTACTGATCCGAatgattcaaattctttgatcaaAGACCTCTTGGAGAAGGCGAGACGTGGTGCACAACAGCAGCCAGGAGATTCGGAAGCTGACACAAAAAAGCCTGTACATCAGTTTGTTGGAAAAGGTTATAGACTGGGGTCAGTGatcgatgatgaaaatcaagTAGTCGAAGATATTCCAGAGACAGCACTTCCAAGCAAGCCCAAAAAAGTGACCAGAGAAATAacattttggaaagaaggTTTTCAAGTGGGTGATGGAGGGTTATATAGATATGACGACCCAAAGAACAGCTTTTATCTGAACGAGTTAAATCAAGGGAGAGCGCCATTGAAGCTGTTAGATGTTGAGTTTGGTCAAGAAGTTGATGTAAACgtatataaaaaattaGAGGAATCTTATCAACCaccaaagaagaaattgggGGGGTTCTGTGGGCAAGGTCAAAGGCTTGGTTCGCCTATTCCAGGAGAATCTGAATCTCCAGTTGAAGAATCCCATGAGGATGaagctgaaattgaagaaaaaatagagGAAAGACCTACAGGTGATTCATCTATTCAAATTAGATATGCCAATGGCCAACGCGAAAAGTTACGCTGCAATGCTCTTGATACCGTTCAATTTCTCTATGACCACGTAAAGGCTAACACCGCGGATAAAAGTAGAGCATTCACGCTAAATCATGCTTTCCCTGTAAAACCGTtacaagattttgattctaCTGTGAAAGATGCTGGGTTAATAAATTCAGTGATTATTCAGAGGTGGGTATAA
- the PTH2 gene encoding aminoacyl-tRNA hydrolase (similar to Saccharomyces cerevisiae PTH2 (YBL057C); ancestral locus Anc_7.376): MLNQTNANFALYFAVAGVSLITGYYLGQILPAASKADQLKDSKEILKQGKHDATGHVYDSDEQSSTCDSEEEEEEEEEEYEIESVSLNDIPGEVRMALVIRQDLGMQKGKTAAQCSHAALSCFIMIATDESRISYNPLMVQRWFKSGQPKITLKCPDKETMDELYAMAISLGVNASVIHDAGRTQVAAGSATVLGLGPAPKAVLDQITGKLKLY; the protein is encoded by the coding sequence atgcTCAATCAGACCAATGCCAACTTTGCCTTGTATTTTGCTGTAGCTGGGGTTTCGCTAATTACTGGTTATTACTTAGGTCAAATCTTGCCAGCTGCTTCAAAAGCTGATCAGCTTAAAGATTCTAAAGAAATCCTAAAGCAAGGGAAACATGATGCAACGGGACACGTTTATGATTCCGATGAACAATCTAGCACATGTGAtagtgaagaagaagaagaagaagaagaagaagagtatgaaattgaatccGTCTCTTTAAATGACATCCCCGGGGAAGTAAGGATGGCACTTGTCATACGTCAAGACTTGGGAATGCAAAAAGGCAAAACTGCGGCACAATGTTCACATGCAGCTTTATCTTGTTTCATAATGATAGCTACTGATGAATCGCGCATATCATACAATCCGTTGATGGTTCAAAGATGGTTTAAGTCTGGGCAACCCAAAATCACTTTGAAATGTCCTGACAAAGAAACCATGGATGAACTGTATGCTATGGCTATTTCTTTAGGCGTTAATGCTTCTGTAATACATGATGCTGGCAGAACACAAGTGGCTGCTGGGAGTGCCACTGTTTTAGGACTGGGGCCAGCTCCAAAAGCTGTCCTGGATCAAATTACGGGTAAACTGAAACTTTACTAA